The proteins below are encoded in one region of Aeromonas veronii:
- a CDS encoding DUF2069 domain-containing protein, protein MSTRFARLLTLTGFFGLLGWVLLWHLWLSPHPDLNPWLLPVIWTVPLLFPLKGIVQGNPYTHAWGNFVLMPYFLHALTLITTDEGERWLAVVELVFTTLAFIGTIYYARLRGRELGLSIRKKKESS, encoded by the coding sequence GTGAGCACCCGCTTCGCCCGTCTGCTGACCCTGACCGGCTTCTTCGGTCTGCTGGGATGGGTCCTGCTGTGGCATCTGTGGCTCTCTCCCCATCCGGATCTCAACCCCTGGTTGCTGCCGGTGATCTGGACGGTGCCCCTGCTGTTCCCCCTAAAGGGCATAGTGCAGGGCAACCCCTACACCCACGCCTGGGGCAACTTCGTGCTGATGCCCTATTTCCTGCACGCCCTGACGCTCATCACCACGGACGAGGGGGAGCGCTGGCTGGCGGTGGTGGAGCTGGTGTTCACCACCTTAGCCTTCATCGGCACCATCTACTACGCCCGCCTGCGCGGCCGCGAGCTGGGTCTCAGTATCCGCAAGAAGAAAGAGTCGAGCTGA
- a CDS encoding TlpA family protein disulfide reductase — MKRICWLIVAALLTACSPAPRFTDAGGQAVTLDDFTGKPLLVNYFAPWCPPCLREMPLLAALQQQGEIGVIAINYDAATPAELTALARQHGITVPLLIPADESRLPFPRPAMLPTSYLLSAEGELLETLVGELDEQKLAEIKARTVTPRQHQ, encoded by the coding sequence ATGAAACGAATTTGTTGGCTGATTGTGGCCGCTCTGCTGACGGCCTGCTCGCCGGCACCGCGCTTCACCGACGCCGGGGGGCAAGCCGTGACCCTCGACGACTTCACCGGCAAGCCGCTGCTGGTCAATTACTTCGCCCCCTGGTGCCCCCCCTGTCTGCGGGAGATGCCGCTGCTGGCGGCCCTGCAGCAGCAAGGGGAGATAGGGGTGATCGCCATCAACTATGATGCCGCCACCCCTGCCGAGCTGACCGCGCTCGCCCGCCAGCACGGGATAACCGTGCCCCTGCTGATCCCGGCAGATGAGTCACGCCTCCCCTTCCCCCGCCCCGCCATGCTGCCCACCAGCTACCTGCTCAGTGCCGAAGGCGAGCTGCTGGAGACCCTGGTCGGGGAGCTGGACGAGCAGAAATTGGCCGAGATAAAAGCCCGGACAGTCACACCCCGGCAGCATCAGT
- the arsC gene encoding arsenate reductase (glutaredoxin) (This arsenate reductase requires both glutathione and glutaredoxin to convert arsenate to arsenite, after which the efflux transporter formed by ArsA and ArsB can extrude the arsenite from the cell, providing resistance.), whose product MSETQIYHNPRCSKSRETLALLEQHGIAPDVVLYLEQAPSEAQIRTLLGQLGFSDPRQLMRTKEDLYKELGLAEQEGDALIAAMHQHPKLIERPIVIRNGQARIGRPPEQVLEILK is encoded by the coding sequence ATGAGCGAGACCCAAATCTACCACAATCCGCGCTGCTCAAAGAGCCGTGAAACCCTGGCGCTGCTGGAGCAGCACGGGATCGCCCCTGATGTGGTGCTCTATCTGGAACAGGCGCCTAGCGAGGCGCAGATTCGCACCCTGCTGGGCCAGCTCGGCTTCAGCGATCCGCGCCAGCTGATGCGCACCAAGGAGGATCTCTACAAGGAGCTGGGGCTGGCCGAACAAGAAGGCGATGCCCTGATCGCCGCCATGCACCAGCATCCCAAGCTGATCGAGCGCCCCATCGTCATCAGAAACGGACAGGCCCGCATCGGCCGTCCGCCCGAGCAGGTGCTGGAGATCCTCAAGTGA